The DNA sequence TAGACTTGGACCTCACTCTGCCATTTAAAACATGGCAATGCAATGTCGTaattatatatcatataattaTCATAATTCAGCAGGTGTGTAGAAGTGATTCAGACCCCCCTGAAAATGACGTTGTCAGATTTTGCACTTTCTGCCTCtgagtaaaaattaaaaaaaaagtgtttctcacaattgcgatttTATAGCTCATAGTGTGACTATTTCTAATTTTAAACTCTCACAATTAAAGTCGGAATTATGAGAAATAGTGTCATTTGCGAGATATTAAGTTAcgctgtgagatataaattctcAGTTGTGAGAAAtggtcacaattatgagaaatggTGTCatttgcgagaaataaagtcgcaattacgtGAAATAGTTGCAATTACGAGAAATATAGTTGCAATTACGAGAAATAGTGTCATTtacgagaaataaagttgcGATAACGAGAAATGAAGCCGCAATTACGTGAAATAGTTGCAATTACGAGAAatagtcataattgtgagaaatacTGTCATTTGCAAGATGTAAAGTcacactgtgagatataaattctcAGTTGCGAGAAATGGTCGGAATTATGAGAAATAGTGTCATTTGCGAGAAATAGTCGCAATAACGAGAAATAGTTGCAATTACGAGAAagtcgcaattatgagaaatagtGTCATTTGTGAGAAATAGTTGTGATAACGAGAAATGAAGCCGCAATTACGTGAAATatttgcaattatgagaaatagtcacaaatgtgagaaatagtgtcattttcgagaaatagtcgcaattacaagaaatgaaGCCGCAATTACGTGTAGTTGCAATTACGAGAAATAgtcgcaattttgagaaatagTGTCATTTGCGAGATGTAAAGTTacactgtgagatataaattctcAGTTGCGAGAAATTGtcgcaattatgagaaagtgtaatttgcgagaaataaagtcgcaatAATGAGAAATGAAGCCGCAATTACGAGAAATAGTTGCAGTTATGAGAAATAGTTTCATTCGCGAGAtatagtcgcaattgcgagaaaaaaggtCACAGTTATGAGAtatgcactcttaaaaataaaggttccaaaagggggttttcacagcaatgccatagaagaaccatttttggtttcccaaaagaacctttcagtgaacagttcttaaaagaaccatttcttattagtgtgaagaacattctaaaaatctaaagaaccttttttgaCTATTAAGAACcatttgtggaatggaaagattccatggatgttaaaggttcttcatggaaccatagatgctaataaagaacctttatctTTAAGTGTCATTTGGAGATACaaagttgcaattacaagaaataaggTCGCAGTTATGAGAAATAGTGTAATTTGCGAGATATGTCACACTGTGAGATACAAAGTggtaattatgagaaagttgcAATTGTTAGATTTAAAGtcacatttagaaaaaaaggAACTTGTGACTTCTTGAGATGGATACAGACTTCCAAATAGAACTGTAACATAGGAATGTGCACAAGTAAAAACAAATGATCGGCACAAGATACAAATATCGAGATCCCCCTcttgattttcattttcatttttaacaaacATCCAGAGAATATAAAagagaatataaaataaattgtgtttGAAATGGAGTGTGTGCATGCATAGTATCAGTGTGGGAGGGCATGATTCACAACATGAGTCATTTCTCCTTCCAGCATCAGCTCTTATTTTTCATAGGAGCTTCATTCTGCATAACATCCATATCATCACTGCCTTATCACAAATGCAAGACTACAGCTGTGACTTTCAGAATGAAAGTACACTCGCACGCTGCACATCGATATATTGAGTGAAGTTCACTGGGTTCTTGTTTCGCTTCTCTATATATAGGACTTATGTGGGAGGATTGCACACTTTTCTCTATTGATCCTACAAATTATGTCAGTACACCGTTGAGCTGTTGTCTCTTTTATGGAATGTGGTGATATGCCACCCTGCAGTCAGATATATAACTAGTTAAATGTGCTGTCTAACATTTTACAGACGCAGGTTGTAGTACTTGTTGAGTGAAGTTGGAAGTAATCTTCTGGGTTTAAAACAGTTTGAGCTCTAATTGGCAGCATGTGTGACATGCTGTGAGTTTCCACAAGGTAATTTGACGTCCCTTTAGAAACGAACTAAAGTAGGTTATATTTGTTAAGTTGCTTATATGAATTCTTCCATGCAGAAATTTGCATATGggcagtgttttttttagtaTCATTCATATACtgtactattatagtttaatatttttgaattacatttaatttttccatttttcattttaaagttgcttttgtcatttttatttgttttttcttttagtttttgtaaaTACATCTATATAGTTTGTAAgttttagttattattaatagttagtcattttaatacttgaactaaatgaaaatgagaaatgttgcattggcaacaagctgaaataaacattaaaggggtggttcactgtttttttttttctaggcttgattgtgtttatggggcgcagtttaacatgtcttaatgcttcgttttttaaaaaaacactgtatttttcatatattttacctttattctacaccgctgTTTCCCTTCTCCTAAAAACGCTCTGTAGAGTTCCTggttctatgaagcccctccctcaGAAATACGCAATGGACtgagattggttagctggccctgtGTATTGTAATTCGCTCTGGTTGTCACGATTCACGTTGTCCGGAAAcaccacgccccttaccattacgGGCAAACGTCGCATGTGCTTCGGTCAAAGTCCAGTCTTTGCTTgggtggaaatgtaaataatggcgtctatattgccgtatcaatttgagcccgaatcagacccagatagcagtaatgatgaagagggtcaagcagagaCTCTGCAAGCACGGCTTTTAATGGACGTTTATGAATgttaagtatttttgtttgtatttgtgtcaataccGATATAtagctgatattaaaattcaatGCCATTTAGcccaaataaattaaaaatgaaataataaaacacaaaaaaataaaaatcagttgtTTAAATTggtacaagtgaatttagggtCCATTTACACTACACcaatttcaactaaaaacgtaaactttttatgcgttttggccattcatttacacgacaatgttttgggggcctgaaaaactacaaaaatttGTGAAAGCGGTGACGTTATGCAcatgtgtattatgtgttcaagtctataggcgtgtagtgtttcattacaaagtgacatcgccaactactggcgtggcatgaataatacagcttATTTTAGTTGTTTATGCAGATCCTTTTGaacagggatcgttttgacaatggtgtcgccTGTACGTgaaagaaaaacttttccgtttttagtacatcgttgtcatgttaACTTACCCTTAGCCATCACAAcattaaatgtacagtattgatattcattttgagattttctaaagattacatttaatagtgttattaaattgtttttaaagatgactTTTAATTAGATGTTAGATGACCACAAAGCCAAAATCTAATTATGAAAATGGGTTGAAATGAGCATGAAAATTTAAATACAGTTCAATTTCACCTGATATCAAATATGATAGCCGATAACTGATATGATACCGATatattggataaaaaaaaaaaagcttaatttgttttgaatctgaaatattcttttaaaaccACCTTAAAAACTTATACCCCTGGTTTcatagacaaggcttaagctagtcccagactaaaatgcatgtttgagctgttttaactgaaagcaacttgcactgacatatcttaaaatatgtcactgccattgttttgtcttaagatgcgcaccagtaatgtttttttgtttgtttttctaaggcacgtttataaattgaactaagacctactcctggcttaatctaagccctgtctgtgaaaccaggccaaaaTCCTAGTAGTTCAACCCCAACCTGTCCCTATCATCAAGTCAGACTTTATcctataaaataatttttctgaCCTTTTCTTCTGCAGGCCTTTAATTCGGAGACGGACAACTTCAAGCTCATGTATGGAGGTCACCAGTACCACGCCAGCTGTGCTAACTTCTGGATTAACTGCGTGGAACCCAAACCGCCGGGTCTCATCCTGCCCGACCTGCTCTAGAaccgagcgcagcgctgaaaccTGAGCCGCTGCCTGAAGGATCATGGGAGTCAATTTAACTGTTAACGCTGTTTGCCTTTGAACCGGTACAGCTCTTGCCACTTGAAATTGGGACGCAACTGTCTAGATCTGCCATTGTCTGTAGGAAGATCAGATAAAAGATGTACTACTGAATAAtagattatttaaaatattgtaaatgtgTCTACCTTTTTGGATCTGTCTCTGTAATGTACAGAAGTGTCTGGTTGGCTGATTCTTTGCTGTTGATTTCTCTACCGTGTGAAGTAAATACTGCAGAGGTGTTCTGCATGTTACGAATATCAGACTTGTAATATAAAATCCATAAAACAATAAAGGGAAAATATTTGAAAGCATCATTAACGTGTAACAGATATTACTGAAATAAGAGAGAAACATTTAGACATtggtattttcttttatttgtcattgttttctgttttcgtTGTGCTGGAACACAAGTCACTTTAGTAGTGGGTCTGGAAACTGTCCTTGAATGCTTGTGAGTTTCTGAGAATCTTTTCTAAAGCATCAAGCTTGGGAGCCcttcttaaatgttttgatgttttagtGTTCCGAATTTAGATGTGATGCTTTCAAAGGACTTTGTTGTGTGACGCTTTGAAGGaaattcaaaagtctggggatGTAAGAAGTACAAAGTCAAGCCTTTTCCTCCTTCCAACTCAAACAGAATGACCCTAAACTTTCATAatgatttaatttcttttcattgAGGCAGTATTAATGAATTGATGAGGATACAAAAGAGATTAAACGGTTTTGTGTATATGATGGTCATTGTTAGTGTTTTACTGAGCTCTTAATGGTCTTTTAATGGTCTTTATCGTCATTGTATCATGAATCAAGTTCAACTCATTAATTCTACTTCATTTATGAGTCTTTTCTACTAAAATTATCCTGTGCATCCTTTTATGTCTGTGTTTCTGTTAGTACTTGAAGCCAGTAAGggcaaattaaatatttgaatgttaATATCAAATGTGAAATTTCTGTGTCCCACATTTGAGTGATTACTCTGCGTTTCTGTAAAGCCAGACTTTATCTGTTCGGTCCCTGTATGAGGGCCAGATAGTGACAGTTCCCTCACACTGAATCAGCACTAATAGCTGTCATTCACAGCAATATTTCCTTGGCAACAGTTTCCAAGGATACAGGACTTTGAATTTGTAAGATTGTCAGAAGACATCATGATTTAGTCCCAGACTGCATACAGAAGATGAGGAGTGAGTTCTTTAAATCAACTTTTCCACATTGCTCATTTCACATCAAATCCctgttaaaattttaaaactgttttaaaatatggatTTAACTAGCTTGTAATTCTTAAGCTGTTTTGACACTGTTAGCTGTCAAAatacagctttaaaaaaaggGTAGATAATGGTCTATACTTGTCTTTATACACACGTGACTAATAAACTTTATCCACATTGTCTTCGCTGAACAACAGGGATTAGCTTTACAGAGACTTCCTGCTCTATGTTAATCCAGAAATTCTACAACACTTTGGAAGATTTAATGCACAGGAAGTGAGATGAAATTCTGTTCCATGCTCCAAAAGAATTTGTAGAAATGCCAAAGAAAAATTTGAGTTCCTCAATGAACCTTtcagtaaaaaaattaaaattctgtcaattactcaccttgttgttccacacccatgagacgtttgttcatcttcagaacactaagatatttttgataaaatccgatggctcagtgaggcctgcatcgctaGCAATAACATTCCCTTTTtacccataaagctactaaaaacatatttaaaacagttcatgtgactacagtggttcaactttaatattataaagcgacaagaatgctttttgtgtggcaaaaataaaatagcgactttattccacaatctagtgaagggcgatttcaaaacactgcttcataaagcttcaaagctttacgaatcttttgttttgaatcagtggttcagagtaacaaaatcacatgatttcagtaaacaaggcttcgttacgtcataagtgttttgaaacttcaatagttcgcgtgactggcagtttgatacgcgctccgaaccactgattcaaaacaaatgattcgtaaacattcgaagcttcatgaagcagtgttttgaaatcgcccatcactagatattgttgaataaagtcgctattttgttatttttgccgcacaaaaagtattctagtggctttataatactaaggttgaaccactgtagtcacatgaactgttttaaatatgtttttattagctttctggacattgaaaaagggagtgttatttctggcaatgcaggcctgagccgtcagattttatcaaaaatatcttaatttgtattctgaagatgaacgaagggtcttacgggtgtggaacgacatgagggtgagtaattaatgacagaaattacatttttgggtgaactaaccctttaagcctccTATTGCATCTTAGGCAGCCATGGCCTAATGATTaaagagtcggacttgtaaggTTGCCAgttcgattctcaatactggcaggaaaaatgtaggtgggggagtgaatgaatAGCGCTCTCTTCCACCCTCAATACCCACAAACCCCTTGAGTAAGGCACCTAACGCCCAATTGCTCCCCGGGAgctgcatttttgtcaaagactacatcTAGATcggattcagaatgatgatcaaaacacagatggagtagatcgagtccatcaacacccccaatgCTTGCACAGTGCTATACCTcgtcctgggtcgacatttcatttaGTAACGCtataggcagttttgatttacatgctgtttaatgtttgatgattgcgttattttacatatgcatCTGCTACATAggctatcgcttgtttctgcttcttcgtCGCCTCTGTTTTGATtgggagattctgtactctttcagaagatgcgtaatagcgccccctaccataaAGAAAGTCGTGAAAGCCAGAAAATTCCGTCGATGGCAGGGAAAAAGTTAAAGAGTGTAAGCCTGccatttattaaagggttagttcacccaaaaatgaaaattctgtcattaattactcaccctcatgtcgttccacacccgtaagaccttcgctcatcttcggaacacaaattaagatatttttgatgaaatccgaaaggTATATGACTTGACAGCAATATattcaccactttcaaggtccagaaaggtattaaagacatcgttaaaaaagttgacgtgactgcagtggttcaaccttaatgttataataaacaagaatactttttgtattctgcagtcacgtcgacgaagatgaaggtcttacgggtgtggaatgatttgagagtgagtaattaatgacggaattttcttttttgagcgaactaaccctttaaacctttAAACAATAGTCTGTTCATCAgtcatatacagtatacagtagggatatattactttattattaggTAAAACTATGTAGTGTTGCTGTAATTTGTACATATTACAGATGTAGATAttaaaaatggttaaaaagAAACCCTGTAAcgaaccctgaaaaaaacacaagaaatgcATTCAAATATTACACCCTTTATTCATTTCATCACACTAATTAAATCTGAACTCTTTTACATGaattcagttatttttaacATGAATTAGTAAAAGCTTTGCTAGGAGTTCTCTGATGGATGTCCTTCGGTTATAATTACTGCCGCACtgcagaaaacattttaaataaacatcttgagttaaaattaaaaactgagTAGAATTGCAAAAAGACCAAATAgacaaaatataattcattgaAAAAAATTACTTGCCTGTGACTGTCATATTTATTGTTCTGCTTCTTGAGAAACACCCTAAACCTTTCAAAATGCAACTTTTGTATTTGCAATGACGTTACAAATCCCAACACAGGGTTCATGGTATGctcaataaattttttttttcttttaatatacaCAAATAGTTTACAAATTTGTTAAACTTTGTAGCTTCTTTCTTTTAAACTCTTCATAAAACCTTCCAAAACTtttatctttgtatttttatttatttatttattttttaactattttttctGCACGTTTAAATACACCTTGGAATAtaatagatttttaatatttatatatattatataattttcaaaTGCTACTAGAAATCAAGATCAGACTGCTGCCTCTCAACAACGACAGCCAAAAGTGAAACAACATCCTCACAATATTATGTTTGGTAAGTCTTAACCAAGGACTGAATTTCTGATTCTCAGTACTACACTTGGTTCCCAAAGTGCCCCAAAAACCGTTATCATCACCAAGATTAATTTCAGCATTCAAGGATGAATTATCACTCCTGACCTCATAAAATATGGAGTCAAAGTGACTTCTTCCCTTTTAAAAATGGACATAAGCACTCCCGTCTCGCTTTATACTCTAGCAGAAGGGACACGTGGACGTACGGAAAGAGCCCGGAAGACAATGAAGTCAAAGATGGGTTATCGGACCCGTCCTCTACGCTTGAACCATACAAACCCCTACTTCACAAGCCCCAGTAAGGTGCCAAGTTCCTGCGGTCCCTCTCGTACACGTCAGGAATGACACCGTATGGCGTCTGGATCATTTTCACAGAGTTCCTGCCAAACAGTTTCCTCTCATACTCAATGAGTTGTCGCCAGAACCCGCCGTTAGGACGAATGACGGGTCGGCGAGCCTTGACCCAGGCATGAGCCTCAGCCAGGGAAACTCTGTGGTACTTCATGAGGTAGGCCAAACAAAGCGAGGCGGAGCGGCTCACCCCAGCCGCACAGTGCACCAGCACGGCTCCCCGTTTGCGGCCCACACTGTGGATCTTATCAGCCACACTGtcaaaataaagtgagattGGCGAATGAGGCATGTCAGCCAGTGGCACTTTCATATACTCCATGTGTGGCCAGTTGAAGTTGGGCAGCTCAATGGTGGCGTTCACCACACAGGTAATCCCTTTGGACAGGAGAAGGCTGCGGTTGGATGCCACATTCCCCCGGCCAAGGAACAGGGAAGGAGTGATCTGGGCGATGCCCCCCAACATGCTGTTGGTCTCTGGCACCAGTCGGGGGATGGCCGTGGGCACCACTGAACCGCGGTGATGGTGGTTGTGGTTATGGTGGTGGTGATGGTGATCTTGGTGGTGGAAGAACCCCTGACTTCGGGAACCCATAGAGGAGCGGAGACAGGAGACAGAGAAATAGAAACCTTGAGGTGGCGCCAGGGTGTCTTTCAGTTCTCCTTGGTCATCTCAAAGTGAACGATGAGATCATACATTGGGTGCACCTAAAACAAACCAAGAGCAAAACAAGTCAGTTTGCTTGGAATAACAAGTAGTCCAATCTCTTGAACAAGTGCCTTGCAATGTATACATTGTGTGTCCATTGCAGGTTATGAACCTACAACCTTCTGGTTAGTCATTAACTATAAGCACACAATcagatttattaaagggttagttcacccaaaaatgaaaattctgtcattaattaccctcatatcgtttcacacccgtaggaccttcgttcatcttcggaacgcaaattaagatatttttgatgaaatccgagcggtatatgactcgtccatagacagcaatataatcaatacttttaaggtccagaaaggtactaaagacatcgttaaaacagttgacgtgactgcagtggttcaaccttaattttatgaagcgaca is a window from the Ctenopharyngodon idella isolate HZGC_01 chromosome 15, HZGC01, whole genome shotgun sequence genome containing:
- the dusp14 gene encoding dual specificity protein phosphatase 14; amino-acid sequence: MGSRSQGFFHHQDHHHHHHNHNHHHRGSVVPTAIPRLVPETNSMLGGIAQITPSLFLGRGNVASNRSLLLSKGITCVVNATIELPNFNWPHMEYMKVPLADMPHSPISLYFDSVADKIHSVGRKRGAVLVHCAAGVSRSASLCLAYLMKYHRVSLAEAHAWVKARRPVIRPNGGFWRQLIEYERKLFGRNSVKMIQTPYGVIPDVYERDRRNLAPYWGL